A window of Fictibacillus halophilus contains these coding sequences:
- a CDS encoding ABC transporter ATP-binding protein codes for MIVVKNLEKHYKIAKRDPGLRGAIKSLFHRKFETKKAVKKINMHIKAGEMVGYIGANGAGKSTTIKMLTGILTPTSGEVKVNGIIPYENRQQNASHIGAVFGQRTQLFWDIPVRESYELLKHIYEIPQAQYEETLKEFIDVLHLEPLLGIPVRQLSLGQKMRCELAAAFLHRPKVVYLDEPTIGLDVAVKVRIRAFIKQMNARYGTTVLLTTHDMQDIEEICQRIIIIDDGSVIYDGSIQDIKSQFGDKRVIHFELEDAAESFVLPEAISAITEVLPRSDEDPYLVSLSFSNKNISGAEVIHTMMNHYSVADLTIADAKIETIVEEIYGRGMKKEVQHEEIL; via the coding sequence ATGATTGTTGTAAAAAATTTAGAAAAACATTATAAGATCGCAAAGCGAGATCCTGGATTAAGAGGAGCCATAAAATCATTGTTTCACAGAAAATTTGAAACAAAAAAAGCGGTTAAGAAGATTAACATGCATATTAAAGCAGGAGAGATGGTTGGATATATTGGGGCGAACGGTGCTGGGAAATCTACAACGATTAAGATGTTAACAGGCATTCTCACTCCAACTTCAGGAGAGGTCAAGGTAAATGGAATCATCCCTTATGAGAACAGACAACAAAATGCAAGTCACATTGGCGCTGTTTTTGGTCAGCGTACACAACTATTTTGGGATATTCCTGTTAGAGAAAGCTATGAACTTCTTAAACACATTTACGAGATTCCTCAAGCGCAGTATGAAGAGACTTTAAAAGAGTTTATTGATGTACTTCATTTAGAGCCGCTGCTCGGTATCCCTGTTAGGCAGCTATCGTTAGGGCAAAAGATGCGCTGTGAACTTGCTGCCGCTTTTTTGCACCGTCCGAAAGTCGTTTATTTGGATGAACCTACAATCGGCTTGGATGTGGCCGTAAAGGTTCGAATTCGCGCTTTCATTAAACAAATGAACGCTAGATACGGCACAACCGTGCTTCTTACTACTCATGACATGCAAGACATCGAAGAGATTTGTCAGCGAATTATCATTATTGATGATGGTAGTGTGATCTATGATGGCTCTATCCAAGACATCAAGTCTCAGTTCGGTGATAAGCGTGTTATTCATTTCGAACTAGAAGATGCTGCTGAATCTTTTGTTTTACCGGAAGCCATTAGTGCAATAACAGAGGTTCTTCCAAGAAGCGATGAAGATCCTTATCTTGTATCCCTCTCATTCAGCAATAAAAATATCTCTGGTGCAGAAGTCATCCATACGATGATGAATCATTATTCTGTTGCTGATCTAACCATTGCGGATGCAAAGATAGAAACCATCGTTGAAGAAATATATGGAAGAGGTATGAAAAAGGAGGTTCAGCATGAGGAAATACTTTGA
- a CDS encoding ABC transporter permease translates to MRKYFEFARVQMQVHAAYSAWFWANTFSILLRMLVIYFFWKAVYSSRTEIEGLPFDGMITYIIIAMFLQMFVSGVGQELAHTIKDGNVAIELMRPYNLITRLVAMDIGDKVIHFVRGALPLSILAFIFMDITFPSTWQNGLLFLLSAFMGIWIGTFFDLLIAILAFWTINLWGLQVMKEAVISFFSGALVPLILFPEWFQTISLFLPFQAMVYVPVAIYTDILTGTEAWLALGSQIFWVVSLFVLLRVLWSIAIKKVTIFGG, encoded by the coding sequence ATGAGGAAATACTTTGAGTTTGCTAGAGTGCAGATGCAAGTACATGCTGCCTATTCAGCGTGGTTCTGGGCTAATACTTTCTCCATTCTGTTACGGATGCTTGTTATCTATTTCTTTTGGAAAGCCGTTTACAGCAGCCGAACGGAAATTGAAGGACTGCCTTTTGATGGAATGATTACGTATATCATCATTGCAATGTTTTTACAGATGTTTGTTTCAGGCGTAGGTCAGGAACTTGCGCATACGATCAAGGACGGAAATGTCGCGATTGAACTGATGAGACCTTACAACTTAATTACTCGCTTGGTCGCTATGGATATAGGTGATAAAGTTATTCATTTTGTACGTGGTGCTCTGCCCCTTAGCATCCTTGCTTTTATTTTTATGGATATTACATTTCCAAGTACTTGGCAAAACGGTCTCTTATTCTTACTCAGTGCATTCATGGGTATTTGGATTGGTACTTTCTTTGATTTATTGATTGCTATTCTAGCATTTTGGACCATAAACCTTTGGGGTCTTCAAGTCATGAAAGAAGCAGTTATCTCCTTTTTTTCTGGCGCACTCGTTCCGCTTATCCTCTTTCCTGAGTGGTTTCAAACGATAAGTCTTTTTCTGCCATTCCAAGCGATGGTCTATGTACCAGTTGCGATCTACACTGATATCTTGACAGGAACAGAAGCTTGGCTTGCGCTAGGATCACAAATTTTTTGGGTGGTTTCACTCTTTGTCCTTTTAAGAGTCTTATGGTCGATCGCAATAAAAAAAGTAACTATTTTTGGAGGTTAG
- a CDS encoding ABC transporter permease translates to MDFLLGVLSVMLQQFAGIFFVKIVFDHIHALNGWTFYEILFIYGIAATGRSIHHIFFDNLWTLGWQYIRPGKFDRLLIRPINPLFHFIADRLQQDGFGQLFIGIIVISTAMPHLGISWGVLEFFILVVMIIASGFIFVAINLFFATLSFWMVDSLPIVWTIFNLSDFARYPLTIYHKGIRHFLTWIVPYGFTAFYPAAYFIEGSGFEKLALLTPVVAIVSCIIAYWFWNRGLRAFTSTGS, encoded by the coding sequence ATGGATTTTTTGCTCGGCGTCCTTTCTGTCATGCTTCAGCAGTTTGCAGGAATCTTCTTCGTTAAGATTGTTTTTGATCATATCCATGCTTTAAACGGTTGGACTTTTTATGAAATATTATTCATCTACGGAATTGCAGCTACTGGCCGCTCCATACATCATATTTTCTTTGATAATCTATGGACACTAGGGTGGCAGTATATACGACCTGGCAAGTTCGACCGCCTCTTGATCAGGCCGATCAATCCTTTATTTCATTTTATTGCAGACCGATTGCAGCAAGATGGTTTTGGTCAGCTGTTCATTGGGATTATCGTCATTAGTACTGCGATGCCACACTTAGGCATCTCATGGGGCGTCCTGGAATTCTTTATACTTGTTGTCATGATTATCGCATCAGGTTTCATTTTCGTCGCGATCAACCTCTTTTTTGCGACATTATCGTTTTGGATGGTCGACAGTCTGCCGATCGTTTGGACGATCTTTAATTTAAGTGACTTTGCTCGTTATCCTTTAACGATCTATCATAAAGGAATTCGTCACTTTTTAACATGGATTGTTCCTTATGGCTTTACTGCATTTTATCCTGCAGCATATTTTATTGAAGGTTCAGGTTTTGAGAAACTCGCTCTTCTAACACCCGTTGTCGCAATCGTCTCTTGCATCATTGCGTACTGGTTTTGGAATAGAGGGCTCAGGGCATTTACGAGTACAGGGAGTTAA
- a CDS encoding superoxide dismutase family protein: MKKLGTVLLYMMLLLLLASCGNKDKENEHKNHDMEESKAQSQAASSKVKGGSYIVNLVNVKGDKAGEATLTQTGDGVKVEVNATGVKPGEHGIHFHETAKCTPPDFKSAGAHFNPTEKKHGFLNPKGPHVGDIQNVKADKSGVVKDEVLSNLVTLSEGSDNSLFANGGTSLVIHDKADDYKTDPAGNSGDRVLCGVIKK, encoded by the coding sequence TTGAAAAAATTAGGAACGGTTTTGTTATACATGATGCTTTTACTCTTACTCGCATCATGTGGAAACAAAGATAAAGAAAACGAACATAAAAATCATGATATGGAAGAGTCCAAAGCGCAATCTCAAGCTGCATCTAGTAAGGTGAAGGGCGGATCTTATATCGTAAACCTTGTTAATGTAAAAGGAGACAAAGCTGGGGAAGCAACGTTAACTCAAACTGGAGATGGCGTTAAAGTCGAAGTGAACGCAACTGGGGTAAAGCCAGGTGAACACGGCATCCATTTTCATGAAACAGCAAAGTGTACACCACCGGATTTCAAGTCAGCAGGAGCACACTTTAATCCTACCGAAAAGAAGCATGGATTTTTGAATCCGAAAGGACCACACGTAGGAGATATTCAAAATGTGAAGGCTGATAAAAGCGGAGTCGTAAAAGACGAAGTACTATCCAACCTCGTGACACTTTCAGAAGGCAGTGACAACTCGCTTTTTGCCAATGGTGGAACATCGCTTGTTATCCATGACAAGGCTGATGATTATAAGACCGATCCTGCAGGTAATTCAGGAGACCGTGTGTTGTGTGGGGTTATTAAAAAGTAA
- a CDS encoding peptidase E: MKRNIRKQIIAMGGGGFSMEPENKRLDRYILKQSMVDQPRVCFIPTASGDADGYIQRFYKAFQSENCEPTHLSLFSPPEHLESFVEQQDVFYVGGGNTKNLLALWKEWGLDVLLKKAYEDGKILAGLSAGSLCWFEEGVTDSFGPLAKLDCLGLISGSHCPHYDGETERRPAYHKLIANGLKAGYAADDGAGLHFVNGELHSVVSSRENAKAYFVEFDGHNVNEQELETVFLK; encoded by the coding sequence ATGAAACGTAACATCAGGAAACAAATTATTGCGATGGGTGGTGGAGGCTTTTCCATGGAGCCAGAAAACAAAAGATTAGATCGCTATATTCTGAAGCAAAGTATGGTTGATCAACCACGTGTTTGTTTTATCCCAACTGCAAGCGGAGATGCGGATGGATATATCCAACGATTTTATAAAGCTTTTCAATCGGAAAACTGTGAACCTACACATCTTTCTTTATTTTCACCACCCGAACATTTGGAGAGTTTTGTAGAACAGCAAGATGTTTTTTACGTAGGAGGAGGCAATACAAAAAATCTCCTAGCGCTATGGAAAGAATGGGGACTAGATGTTCTTTTAAAGAAAGCATATGAAGATGGAAAAATCTTAGCAGGACTCAGCGCGGGATCACTATGCTGGTTTGAAGAAGGCGTAACCGATTCGTTCGGCCCATTAGCTAAACTAGATTGTTTAGGCCTCATTTCAGGCAGTCATTGTCCGCACTATGATGGAGAAACAGAGCGAAGACCTGCTTATCATAAACTCATAGCGAATGGACTGAAAGCGGGATATGCTGCAGACGATGGTGCAGGACTGCACTTTGTAAATGGCGAACTACATAGCGTTGTAAGTTCAAGAGAAAATGCGAAAGCCTATTTTGTAGAATTTGATGGACATAACGTGAACGAACAGGAGCTTGAAACAGTTTTTTTAAAATAA
- a CDS encoding ABC transporter permease: MKFKDKHRFVRSNMKRNKTRVWMTILASTMGCAFLIMLASVGFAIHKTAIDDVMSYRLMNEIEIQKENGPLVEEDVKKLENIKNVKAVSRKKYVPANELSLGEYTAYAEVKSAHMPSERKAGFQLEKGRMPKSKNEVVIGYHFAQELRKEMPENFTEGMSEDEVQTKMKEFAYDGDLLNKTLTYRMKVDNPDIKAEAQTKTVEVKIVGIGKKPNKEWMIDSSVMITDDLHSEVMPLLSEIDPELKNSDDSYSSVKVYTSSAEDVKAVSDKIKDKGYLTYSVVSELKELNIYFTLFKAGLIFIGGIAVLIASIGIFNTMTMAVTERSQDIGIMKAIGATPKTIKRIFLLESGYIGLWGVGLGTIVAYLISYGVNFALPMIIEQFMNEKPPEDFILSYIPWSLTVIAVTICMSVTLLSGWRPAAKATTVDVLKALRRDV, encoded by the coding sequence ATGAAGTTCAAAGATAAACATCGATTTGTAAGAAGCAATATGAAAAGAAACAAGACCCGTGTATGGATGACAATCCTTGCATCTACCATGGGGTGTGCCTTTTTGATCATGCTCGCCTCTGTAGGTTTTGCGATTCATAAGACAGCCATCGATGATGTGATGAGTTATCGATTGATGAACGAGATTGAAATACAGAAAGAAAACGGTCCTCTAGTTGAGGAAGACGTGAAAAAGCTTGAAAACATTAAGAATGTTAAAGCAGTTAGTCGAAAAAAATATGTACCTGCAAATGAACTGTCTCTAGGAGAATACACAGCGTATGCTGAAGTAAAAAGTGCTCATATGCCCTCTGAGAGAAAAGCAGGGTTTCAACTAGAAAAAGGAAGGATGCCTAAGAGTAAAAATGAGGTCGTCATCGGATACCATTTTGCTCAAGAATTAAGAAAAGAGATGCCTGAAAACTTTACAGAAGGAATGAGTGAAGATGAAGTACAAACGAAGATGAAGGAATTTGCTTATGATGGTGATTTGTTAAACAAAACATTGACGTATCGTATGAAGGTAGATAATCCTGATATCAAAGCAGAAGCACAGACTAAAACGGTAGAAGTGAAAATTGTAGGAATTGGAAAGAAACCGAATAAAGAATGGATGATAGACAGTTCGGTGATGATTACAGATGACCTTCATAGTGAAGTTATGCCTCTATTGAGTGAAATTGATCCTGAACTTAAGAACAGTGATGATTCTTATAGTTCTGTCAAAGTATATACTTCTTCAGCTGAAGATGTTAAAGCTGTATCTGATAAGATTAAAGATAAAGGGTACCTCACTTATTCTGTTGTAAGCGAACTAAAAGAACTGAATATCTATTTCACATTGTTTAAAGCAGGCCTAATTTTTATCGGTGGTATTGCTGTGCTCATTGCTTCTATCGGAATATTCAATACGATGACGATGGCTGTTACGGAACGTTCTCAAGATATCGGTATCATGAAAGCGATCGGCGCTACGCCAAAAACGATCAAGCGCATCTTCCTTTTAGAGAGTGGATACATCGGATTATGGGGAGTGGGTTTAGGAACAATAGTAGCGTATCTCATCAGCTATGGAGTCAATTTTGCGCTTCCTATGATCATTGAACAATTTATGAACGAGAAGCCGCCAGAAGATTTTATCTTATCTTATATTCCGTGGAGTTTGACTGTAATCGCCGTTACGATCTGTATGAGCGTAACTTTACTGTCTGGATGGCGGCCTGCAGCAAAAGCTACCACAGTTGATGTATTAAAAGCGTTAAGAAGAGATGTATAA
- a CDS encoding ABC transporter ATP-binding protein codes for MITVRDLSYAFKIGKKEKENVVPVLHHVDLHVAEGEIVAIVGRSGSGKSTLLNLISGFIRSQTGVITIDGKQVSELSESKWAEFRLENLGFIFQSFQLIPSMTAYENVELPLVLKGVSEKDRKDQTMKMLKRVGLDQYQSHYPGELSGGQQQRVSIARALILNPPLILADEPTGSLDSENEKELLNFIKELNEKDGITFLIITHDHEVASIAHRKVEIRDGYLREGSKLHEVQR; via the coding sequence ATGATTACAGTAAGGGATTTATCGTATGCGTTTAAGATCGGTAAGAAAGAAAAAGAGAATGTCGTACCGGTTCTCCATCATGTCGATCTACATGTAGCAGAAGGTGAAATAGTAGCAATTGTAGGAAGAAGCGGTTCAGGAAAGTCGACTCTATTAAACTTAATTTCTGGTTTTATCAGGTCTCAAACTGGAGTAATCACGATTGATGGGAAACAAGTTAGCGAACTCTCAGAATCGAAATGGGCTGAATTTCGATTAGAGAATCTAGGTTTTATTTTTCAAAGCTTTCAGCTGATTCCTAGTATGACAGCTTATGAAAATGTAGAGCTACCATTGGTACTAAAGGGAGTTAGCGAAAAAGATAGAAAAGACCAAACGATGAAAATGTTAAAGAGGGTGGGGCTAGACCAGTACCAAAGCCATTATCCAGGAGAGCTTTCAGGAGGTCAGCAGCAACGCGTCAGTATAGCTCGAGCACTAATCCTGAACCCACCCCTTATCTTGGCAGATGAACCAACAGGGAGTCTTGATTCTGAGAATGAAAAAGAGCTTTTAAACTTTATTAAAGAATTGAATGAAAAAGATGGTATTACGTTTTTAATCATTACACACGACCATGAAGTAGCTTCTATCGCTCATCGAAAAGTGGAGATCAGAGACGGTTACTTAAGAGAAGGGAGCAAGCTTCATGAAGTTCAAAGATAA
- a CDS encoding M20/M25/M40 family metallo-hydrolase, translating to MLKWQTKEGYKKLLKDLVSIPSITHHDGELFMAEHLHHTLSTLDYFTKHPDHVRHHPLPDGRKLITAFVQNDPSIKETIILLSHFDVVSVEDFGEWKHLAFRPEELTAKIIKNKDLLHTFVQDDLNSGEWLFGRGIMDMKAGVALHMSMIEKATTGHFKGNVLMISVPDEEVHSEGMLTGVSVLRQLQEEYDIKYITCLNGEPSFTKYPGDTSSYMYTGSTGKILPGFLCYGKETHVGEPLAGMNGNVMAAEITRELEWNVDYVEKFREEATPVPTNLIQKDLKDHYSVQIPHAAVTLFNLMLFNRSLSDITEMLKNSAKSAALRLEDRLFERSKNVAEIVPFTPKKESIKVLTFNELYEHAVTKYGQEELDRRENMLQTNNPNADERELTIQYVFELASLCRDISPMIVLFYTPPFYPAVCSSDHPLIKATSDEVVNHAKNTFNSELVNVHYFSGLSDLSYIGFHGDSRDLSSFTSNFPLLGSRYHIPFDDMRELDIPVINIGPLGKDAHQWTERLEINKVMDETHPLIIFAMETLFNQAKNQI from the coding sequence ATGTTAAAGTGGCAAACAAAAGAGGGATACAAGAAATTATTAAAAGACCTAGTTTCGATTCCTAGCATTACCCATCATGATGGAGAATTGTTTATGGCGGAACACCTTCATCATACGCTTTCAACATTAGACTATTTCACGAAGCATCCTGATCACGTACGCCATCATCCTCTTCCAGATGGAAGAAAACTAATAACTGCATTTGTACAGAATGATCCTTCGATTAAAGAAACTATTATTCTGCTCAGCCATTTTGATGTTGTTTCAGTTGAAGATTTTGGTGAATGGAAACATCTCGCTTTTCGGCCAGAAGAACTGACTGCAAAGATCATTAAAAATAAAGATCTGCTGCATACTTTTGTTCAGGATGATCTGAATAGCGGAGAATGGCTATTCGGTCGGGGCATCATGGATATGAAAGCTGGGGTTGCCCTTCATATGTCCATGATCGAAAAAGCGACAACCGGTCATTTTAAAGGAAACGTACTCATGATTTCTGTTCCAGATGAAGAAGTACACTCTGAAGGGATGCTTACAGGTGTCAGTGTCTTACGGCAGCTTCAAGAGGAATATGATATAAAGTACATCACATGTTTAAACGGAGAGCCTAGTTTTACAAAATACCCCGGAGATACATCTTCTTATATGTATACTGGGTCAACAGGGAAGATTCTACCTGGTTTTCTTTGTTATGGCAAAGAGACTCACGTAGGTGAGCCACTAGCAGGTATGAACGGAAATGTGATGGCTGCTGAGATTACGAGAGAACTAGAATGGAACGTCGATTATGTAGAGAAGTTTCGTGAGGAGGCTACTCCTGTACCAACGAATTTGATTCAAAAAGACTTAAAAGATCATTACTCTGTGCAAATACCTCACGCAGCTGTAACACTGTTTAATCTTATGCTTTTTAATCGATCGTTATCGGATATTACGGAAATGTTAAAAAATAGCGCAAAGAGCGCAGCGCTTAGATTAGAAGATCGTCTCTTTGAAAGAAGCAAAAACGTCGCCGAGATCGTACCGTTCACTCCAAAAAAAGAAAGTATCAAAGTACTTACTTTTAATGAACTATATGAACACGCCGTAACTAAATATGGACAAGAAGAACTTGATCGCAGAGAAAATATGCTTCAGACGAACAACCCGAACGCGGATGAAAGAGAGCTAACGATTCAATATGTATTTGAACTAGCGAGTCTTTGCAGAGATATCTCCCCGATGATCGTCTTGTTCTACACGCCTCCGTTTTATCCAGCAGTGTGCTCAAGCGACCACCCGCTAATTAAAGCTACATCGGACGAGGTAGTCAATCATGCGAAAAATACATTCAACAGCGAGCTCGTTAATGTCCACTACTTTAGTGGCTTATCGGACTTAAGTTATATTGGGTTTCATGGAGATTCTCGTGACCTTTCATCCTTCACAAGTAACTTCCCATTACTAGGATCTCGCTATCATATTCCGTTCGATGATATGAGAGAACTCGATATTCCGGTTATTAACATTGGTCCTCTCGGGAAGGATGCACATCAATGGACAGAGCGGCTTGAGATCAACAAAGTAATGGATGAAACGCACCCATTAATCATTTTTGCGATGGAAACATTATTTAATCAAGCAAAAAACCAGATCTGA
- a CDS encoding DUF4931 domain-containing protein: MKKTHINFFTEVGAQKPNSIRNKETPCPFCRIDELEEVLDKQDSIILVKNKYTVLDGAFQTVLIETDECEGELSNYSKDHLYKVLRFGLKHWDNMLNSGKYTSVMFFKNHGPLSGGTIRHPHMQIIGLNEVDCLHDFSENQFKGLPILEKEGVKFTVSTEPRVGFYELNVIWEKGAELSLFADCIQAGTHYLLNHFHRSCTSYNLFFYKHNEKTYCKIMPRFVTSPLYMGYGVQQVANNIDEIAQSIKDIYFKA; this comes from the coding sequence ATGAAAAAAACACACATTAACTTTTTTACAGAAGTAGGAGCTCAAAAGCCTAATAGTATAAGAAATAAAGAAACTCCTTGTCCCTTTTGTCGGATTGATGAGCTAGAGGAAGTCTTGGATAAGCAAGATTCGATTATTCTTGTTAAAAATAAATATACCGTCCTCGATGGAGCTTTCCAGACTGTACTGATTGAAACAGATGAATGTGAAGGTGAGCTCTCCAACTATTCCAAAGATCATCTATACAAAGTCCTTCGTTTTGGGCTTAAACATTGGGATAACATGTTAAACAGCGGCAAATACACGTCGGTGATGTTCTTTAAGAACCATGGTCCTTTATCTGGGGGAACGATTCGCCATCCTCATATGCAGATCATTGGATTAAACGAAGTAGATTGTCTTCATGATTTTTCCGAAAATCAGTTTAAGGGACTACCCATCCTAGAAAAAGAAGGGGTAAAGTTTACCGTATCAACTGAACCAAGAGTTGGATTCTATGAACTGAACGTCATATGGGAAAAAGGCGCAGAACTTTCTTTATTCGCGGATTGTATTCAAGCGGGTACTCATTACTTGCTGAATCATTTTCATAGAAGTTGTACAAGTTACAACCTTTTCTTTTATAAACATAACGAGAAGACATATTGTAAGATCATGCCCCGTTTTGTGACGTCACCCCTTTATATGGGGTATGGTGTACAACAAGTAGCGAACAATATAGACGAAATTGCCCAAAGCATTAAAGATATTTACTTTAAAGCATAA
- a CDS encoding sigma-70 family RNA polymerase sigma factor, translated as MKINREFHNEGIDSHSLSQEEWIVQIMDVYQDKVIRLAYTYVKDRKLAEDLAQEVFVKCYIHKDNFRNDSSVKTWVYAITVNLCKDYLRSGWKKYIQVMDRFGKSRPSSVLTPELSIVQKSEHEALAEQVLKLPLKYREVILLFYYKELTVCEICQILNKKETTIRTLLQRGREMLRRKLEKGR; from the coding sequence TTGAAGATCAATCGGGAATTTCATAATGAAGGCATTGATTCACACTCCCTTAGTCAGGAAGAATGGATCGTACAGATAATGGATGTTTACCAAGACAAAGTGATAAGGCTAGCCTATACATATGTTAAGGATCGAAAATTGGCAGAAGACTTAGCACAAGAAGTATTTGTGAAATGTTACATACATAAAGACAACTTTAGAAATGATTCATCTGTTAAAACGTGGGTATATGCCATCACGGTTAACTTATGTAAAGATTACTTAAGAAGCGGATGGAAGAAATACATTCAAGTAATGGACCGGTTCGGTAAGTCGAGACCATCCTCTGTTCTAACACCAGAACTTTCAATCGTCCAAAAAAGTGAACATGAAGCGTTAGCCGAACAAGTCTTAAAGCTTCCACTTAAATATCGAGAAGTTATCCTTCTTTTCTATTATAAAGAACTAACCGTATGCGAGATTTGCCAAATCTTAAATAAAAAAGAAACGACGATCAGAACATTACTTCAGCGCGGAAGAGAAATGTTGCGTCGAAAACTGGAGAAGGGTAGGTGA
- a CDS encoding murein hydrolase activator EnvC family protein yields MKRKLVMATLSLSLVFSTYTVSAETLSSIKEKKEKNRSEQTEKQGELKKNQNQQDHTLDQIQKLESSIDKTLEDIGNKKESIQETKASIEKLKKEIDVLKKRIKERDALLKERVTSMYESGGAVNYLDVVLGSKDFGDFLDRVFALNVIAEQDKAILEEHKQDKESVEKKKGQVESELLSLNTDLTELEGLNQKLTDQKKQKDALLAQLETEEDHLHDHIMQLDETNELLSAQEAAIKAEMERAKREEEERKKREAEARAAAAAAAEKARAEAAARERNKSNSGGGSSSTPSPTPPPAPTPAPAPVSRDFIMPSQGFITSGFGNRSAGMHYGMDIAQGGSTVPIVAAASGTVTRAYYSSSYGNVVYITHFINGQLYTTLYAHMRSTPAVSQGQSVSQGTFLGYQGNTGASRGQHLHFELHKGPWNGSKSNAVDPRPYLQ; encoded by the coding sequence TTGAAACGTAAGCTAGTTATGGCTACACTGTCTCTCAGTCTAGTATTCAGTACATATACGGTATCGGCAGAAACTCTGTCTTCGATAAAAGAGAAAAAAGAAAAGAATCGCTCTGAGCAAACGGAAAAGCAGGGTGAATTAAAGAAGAATCAAAATCAGCAAGATCATACATTGGATCAAATTCAAAAATTAGAGAGTTCGATCGACAAGACTCTTGAAGATATTGGAAACAAAAAAGAATCGATCCAAGAAACGAAAGCTTCTATTGAAAAACTAAAAAAAGAAATTGATGTTCTTAAAAAGAGAATCAAAGAACGTGATGCACTTCTAAAGGAACGCGTAACTTCCATGTACGAAAGCGGCGGTGCGGTAAATTATTTAGATGTGGTATTGGGTTCTAAAGATTTCGGTGACTTCCTTGATCGCGTGTTTGCATTAAACGTGATTGCTGAACAAGATAAAGCCATCTTAGAAGAGCACAAACAGGATAAAGAGTCTGTTGAAAAGAAAAAAGGACAAGTTGAAAGTGAACTCTTGTCTTTAAATACAGATTTAACCGAACTTGAAGGATTGAACCAAAAGCTAACGGACCAGAAAAAACAAAAGGATGCGCTTCTCGCTCAACTAGAGACGGAAGAAGACCATCTACATGATCATATTATGCAGTTGGATGAAACGAACGAACTTCTTTCAGCACAAGAAGCAGCCATTAAAGCTGAAATGGAACGTGCGAAACGTGAAGAAGAAGAGCGTAAGAAGAGAGAAGCTGAAGCAAGAGCAGCTGCGGCTGCGGCTGCAGAAAAAGCTCGTGCAGAAGCAGCAGCTAGAGAAAGAAACAAATCCAACTCTGGAGGCGGCTCTAGTTCTACACCTTCACCAACACCACCGCCGGCACCAACACCTGCTCCAGCGCCAGTAAGTCGTGACTTTATCATGCCTTCACAAGGATTCATCACTTCTGGTTTTGGTAACAGAAGCGCAGGCATGCACTACGGAATGGATATCGCTCAAGGCGGAAGTACAGTTCCAATCGTTGCAGCAGCATCTGGAACAGTAACGAGAGCTTACTATTCGAGCAGTTATGGAAACGTTGTGTACATTACGCACTTTATTAACGGGCAACTGTATACAACTCTATATGCACACATGAGATCAACGCCTGCTGTTAGTCAAGGTCAATCTGTTTCTCAAGGTACGTTCTTAGGCTACCAAGGTAACACTGGTGCATCCAGAGGACAGCATTTGCACTTTGAATTGCACAAAGGACCATGGAACGGCTCAAAATCAAATGCGGTCGATCCAAGACCATACCTTCAATAA